The following coding sequences are from one Terriglobales bacterium window:
- a CDS encoding metalloregulator ArsR/SmtB family transcription factor: MVQYHRTGFDASFAALSDATRRGVLEQLVRADASITDLAEKFHMTLTGMKKHVGVLEQAGLVTTEKVGRVRTCRLGRRRLEEEAAWLERYRQLWSARFDELDKVLKELKRKEKIDGRKKRA, from the coding sequence ATGGTTCAGTATCACAGGACCGGCTTTGACGCCTCATTCGCCGCGCTCTCGGACGCGACCCGGCGCGGCGTTCTCGAGCAACTCGTGCGCGCCGACGCTTCGATCACGGACCTTGCCGAGAAGTTCCACATGACCCTGACGGGCATGAAGAAGCACGTCGGCGTCCTGGAGCAGGCGGGGCTCGTCACCACGGAGAAGGTGGGGCGCGTGCGGACCTGCAGGCTCGGCCGGCGCCGGCTGGAAGAAGAGGCCGCATGGCTCGAGCGGTACCGCCAGCTCTGGAGCGCGCGCTTCGACGAACTGGACAAGGTTCTCAAGGAACTGAAGCGGAAGGAGAAGATCGATGGACGCAAGAAGAGAGCGTGA
- a CDS encoding SRPBCC domain-containing protein, producing MDARREREATPRKNDTTVERTSERELVTTRTFNAPARIVFEAWTKPELFQRWWLPKSLGMSLRSCEMDVRAGGKYRLVFEPDGMAFFGTYLEVTPQSRLVWTNEEGGESGPVTTVTFEEKGGKTLLVMRELYPSKEALDAAGTGAADALVETFAQLDELLFTLGASVAPSR from the coding sequence ATGGACGCAAGAAGAGAGCGTGAGGCTACACCCAGGAAGAACGACACGACGGTGGAACGGACGTCGGAGCGTGAGCTCGTCACCACCCGAACCTTCAACGCCCCGGCGCGCATCGTGTTCGAGGCGTGGACCAAGCCCGAACTGTTCCAGCGGTGGTGGCTGCCGAAGTCGCTGGGGATGTCCCTGCGTTCCTGCGAGATGGATGTTCGTGCCGGAGGCAAGTACCGTCTCGTGTTCGAGCCCGATGGGATGGCGTTCTTCGGCACGTACCTCGAAGTAACACCCCAGTCGCGCCTCGTCTGGACCAACGAGGAAGGTGGTGAGAGCGGGCCCGTCACCACGGTGACCTTCGAGGAAAAAGGCGGCAAGACGCTGCTGGTGATGCGCGAGCTCTATCCCTCGAAGGAAGCTCTCGACGCTGCCGGCACCGGGGCGGCGGATGCGCTGGTCGAGACGTTCGCGCAACTCGACGAGCTGCTCTTCACCCTGGGCGCGAGCGTGGCACCCTCACGATAG
- the fumC gene encoding class II fumarate hydratase, translating to MATATDSKKAMRIESDSMGKIEVPADVYWGAQTQRSLLHFNIGRDLMPPELIRAFGVLKKACALVNQELGKLPADKAKLIVQAADEVISGKLNDQFPLRIWQTGSGTQTNMNVNEVISNRAIELAGGQMGSKKPIHPNDDVNMSQSSNDTFPAAMHIAAAERVQKALIPAIATVRDALRAKQEEFKDIVKIGRTHLQDAVPLTVGQEFSGWVAMLDRDVQRLKQVLDGLYDLAIGGTAVGTGLNTHPEFAERVAKKIAELTSLPFRSHGNKFAALAAHDEIVFAQGALETTAASLMKISNDIRWLASGPRCGLGELTLPENEPGSSIMPGKVNPTQCEAMTMVCVQVHGATAAVGFAGSQGNFELNVFKPVMIYNFLHSVTLITDACHGFVEYMVKGIEVNREQIAEYLRESLMLVTALAPKIGYDNAAKVAHHAHVHHTNLKDAAVKLGHLTADEFDKLVRPEEMTRPTK from the coding sequence GTGGCCACGGCGACCGACAGCAAGAAAGCGATGCGCATCGAGTCCGACAGCATGGGAAAGATCGAGGTCCCGGCGGACGTCTACTGGGGCGCGCAGACGCAGCGCAGCCTGCTGCACTTCAACATCGGGCGCGACCTCATGCCGCCCGAGCTCATCCGCGCCTTCGGCGTCCTGAAGAAAGCCTGCGCGCTCGTCAACCAGGAGCTCGGCAAGCTCCCCGCCGACAAGGCCAAGCTCATCGTCCAGGCGGCCGACGAGGTCATCTCCGGCAAGCTCAACGACCAGTTCCCGCTGCGCATCTGGCAGACCGGCTCCGGCACCCAGACCAACATGAACGTCAACGAGGTCATCTCGAACCGCGCCATCGAGCTGGCCGGCGGCCAGATGGGCTCGAAGAAACCCATCCACCCCAACGACGACGTCAACATGTCGCAGTCGTCCAACGACACCTTCCCCGCCGCCATGCACATCGCCGCCGCCGAGCGCGTGCAGAAGGCGCTCATCCCCGCCATCGCCACCGTGCGCGACGCCCTCCGCGCCAAGCAGGAAGAGTTCAAGGACATCGTGAAGATCGGCCGCACCCACCTGCAGGACGCCGTCCCGCTCACCGTCGGCCAGGAGTTCTCCGGCTGGGTCGCCATGCTCGACCGCGACGTTCAGCGCCTCAAGCAGGTGCTCGACGGCCTCTACGACCTCGCCATCGGCGGCACCGCCGTCGGCACCGGCCTCAACACCCATCCGGAATTCGCCGAGCGCGTCGCCAAAAAGATTGCCGAGCTCACCTCGCTTCCCTTCCGCTCGCACGGCAACAAGTTCGCCGCGCTCGCCGCGCACGACGAGATCGTCTTCGCGCAGGGCGCGCTCGAGACCACCGCCGCCTCGCTCATGAAGATCTCCAACGACATCCGCTGGCTGGCCTCCGGCCCACGCTGCGGCCTGGGCGAGCTCACTCTGCCCGAGAACGAGCCCGGCTCCTCCATCATGCCCGGCAAGGTCAACCCCACGCAGTGCGAGGCCATGACCATGGTCTGCGTCCAGGTCCACGGCGCCACCGCCGCCGTCGGCTTCGCCGGCTCCCAGGGCAACTTCGAGCTCAACGTCTTCAAGCCCGTCATGATCTACAACTTCCTGCACTCGGTCACGCTCATCACCGACGCCTGCCACGGCTTCGTCGAGTACATGGTCAAGGGCATCGAAGTGAACCGCGAGCAGATCGCCGAGTACCTCCGCGAGTCGCTCATGCTCGTCACCGCGCTGGCTCCGAAGATCGGCTACGACAACGCCGCCAAGGTCGCCCACCACGCCCACGTCCACCACACGAATTTGAAGGACGCGGCCGTGAAACTCGGCCACCTCACCGCCGACGAGTTCGACAAGCTGGTGCGGCCAGAGGAGATGACAAGGCCGACAAAATGA
- a CDS encoding YpdA family putative bacillithiol disulfide reductase — protein sequence MTEEGIFDLLVIGAGPTGMAVAIDAQRAGYRVVLVEKGCLVNSLYHYPPQMVFFTTPELLEIGDIPFPSAHQKPTREEALEYYRKVAAHYQLDVRQYERVEQVEGGDGDFRVHTRDRLNRHQVHRARKLALATGYYDLPNVMGVPGEDLPKVAHYYGESHPYYGLDVVVVGGKNSAAIAALELWRRGARVTLVHRGPGIHQNVKYWIRPDIENRIKAGEIRAYFNATLREIGEDYVVVAAPDGDVRLKNDYVFALTGYHPDFSFMRSLGIELEPGESRPVCDPETLETNVPGVYVAGVIVAGSRTSEIFIENGRFHGRQIARSLQARLPRV from the coding sequence ATGACGGAAGAGGGCATCTTCGACCTGCTGGTGATCGGGGCGGGGCCGACGGGCATGGCCGTCGCCATCGACGCGCAGCGCGCCGGGTACCGCGTGGTGCTGGTGGAGAAGGGCTGCCTGGTCAATTCGCTGTACCACTATCCGCCGCAGATGGTGTTCTTCACCACGCCGGAGCTGCTGGAGATCGGGGACATCCCGTTCCCGAGCGCGCACCAGAAGCCGACGCGCGAGGAGGCGCTGGAGTACTACCGCAAGGTCGCGGCGCACTACCAGCTCGACGTGCGGCAGTACGAGCGCGTGGAGCAGGTGGAAGGCGGGGACGGCGATTTCCGCGTCCACACGCGCGACCGCCTCAATCGTCACCAGGTACATCGTGCGCGCAAGCTCGCGCTCGCGACCGGGTACTACGACCTGCCCAACGTGATGGGCGTCCCGGGCGAGGATCTGCCGAAGGTCGCGCACTACTACGGCGAGTCGCACCCCTATTACGGGCTGGACGTGGTGGTCGTAGGCGGCAAGAACTCGGCGGCCATCGCGGCGCTCGAGCTGTGGCGGCGGGGCGCGCGCGTCACCCTCGTCCATCGCGGGCCGGGGATCCACCAGAACGTGAAGTACTGGATCCGCCCCGACATCGAGAACCGCATCAAGGCGGGCGAGATTCGCGCGTACTTCAACGCCACCCTGCGCGAGATCGGCGAAGACTACGTGGTGGTGGCCGCGCCCGACGGCGACGTCCGGCTGAAGAACGACTACGTTTTTGCCTTGACCGGCTATCACCCCGATTTCAGCTTCATGCGATCGCTCGGCATCGAACTGGAGCCCGGCGAAAGCCGCCCGGTCTGCGACCCTGAAACGCTGGAGACCAACGTCCCCGGGGTGTACGTGGCGGGGGTGATCGTGGCGGGGTCGCGGACCAGCGAGATCTTCATCGAGAACGGCCGCTTTCACGGGCGGCAGATCGCCAGGTCCTTGCAGGCAAGACTTCCCCGGGTTTAG
- a CDS encoding FecR family protein: MRVHFNLLYRAVALILCLMLSPLPALTQGSSSSQPAGQISAMVPQVTRNGNLAKAKEEVNWNDTLRTEGAGRARVQLRDGSILSLGSNSELKVTQHDPATQQTEVELSYGRVRSRVVQITKPGGKFQVKTPTAVAGVVGTDFIVVYENGHMQVIVFSGQVVIMSATGQVLATINPGQMVTVNPDGTISGPTDTPPGVQQDNINQTNAGDGGAAAGAAAGGSLLRTVLIIIGVAAAGAIIAATTTGSPGPAPQTPTPTPTCTFCDSVGAPRH, translated from the coding sequence ATGCGTGTCCACTTCAACCTGCTGTACCGTGCAGTCGCCTTAATCCTTTGCCTGATGCTGTCGCCGCTGCCGGCGCTGACGCAGGGCTCCAGCAGCTCGCAGCCCGCGGGCCAGATCAGCGCGATGGTGCCGCAAGTCACGCGCAACGGCAACCTCGCCAAGGCGAAAGAAGAAGTGAATTGGAACGACACCCTGCGCACCGAAGGCGCGGGACGCGCGCGCGTGCAGCTGCGCGACGGCTCCATCCTCAGCCTGGGCTCCAATAGCGAGCTCAAGGTCACGCAGCACGATCCCGCGACGCAGCAGACCGAAGTCGAGCTCAGCTACGGGCGCGTGCGCAGCCGCGTGGTGCAGATCACCAAGCCGGGCGGCAAGTTCCAGGTGAAGACGCCGACCGCGGTCGCCGGCGTGGTGGGCACCGATTTCATCGTGGTCTACGAGAACGGCCACATGCAGGTGATCGTGTTCAGCGGGCAGGTCGTGATCATGAGCGCGACCGGGCAGGTGCTGGCGACGATCAACCCCGGGCAGATGGTCACCGTGAATCCCGACGGCACGATCAGCGGGCCGACTGACACGCCTCCGGGCGTGCAGCAGGACAACATCAACCAGACCAACGCGGGAGACGGCGGCGCCGCTGCCGGCGCGGCTGCGGGCGGCAGCTTGCTGCGCACGGTGCTGATCATCATCGGCGTGGCGGCGGCGGGCGCGATCATCGCCGCGACCACCACGGGATCGCCGGGACCGGCGCCCCAGACCCCGACGCCTACTCCGACCTGCACCTTCTGCGACTCGGTCGGCGCCCCGCGTCATTGA
- a CDS encoding phospholipid carrier-dependent glycosyltransferase, with protein MPAAFSARDRVTCLLLVLGSLLLFLPYLEFPNDYNFDEMHYAIAAKVLVPPHHNLNWEHPPLAKYLIGLGIRLAGDRPVGWRLASMLFGGIAVAGMYALALAIFRERRLALWVAALTLLNIMLFVLARTAMLEPFFFAFLVWGLACVCFAWDERRPPAEVRRWLLAAGALFGLSAACKWVGLVPLIFLVLAFGIVRLLQRFGAGLFHAPPETPDPWYSAHLWPGVRWTTIAACVLLAVALYFATFLPYLWLPGEAGTVKDIFVLQRDMVRMQSRISEQHYYASNWYQWALDWKPMWFYYRVQDGWFRGILLIGNPVILFPGLAAALFCVWAWWRHRSREAFLCALWYWLLYLCFAVIPRKVSFFHYYLPAACMLSLPLAYVFRHYGGAPLFRVAWGRWAYLALAALAFALFYSVLVGLPLPPTFTPQ; from the coding sequence GTGCCGGCCGCGTTCAGCGCGCGCGACCGCGTCACTTGCCTGCTCCTGGTGCTCGGCTCGCTCCTGCTCTTTCTGCCCTACCTCGAGTTCCCCAACGACTACAACTTCGACGAGATGCACTACGCCATCGCGGCCAAGGTACTGGTGCCGCCGCACCACAACCTGAACTGGGAGCATCCGCCGCTGGCGAAGTACCTGATCGGGCTCGGCATCCGGCTGGCCGGCGACCGCCCCGTCGGCTGGCGGCTGGCCTCCATGCTCTTCGGCGGCATCGCGGTCGCGGGGATGTACGCGCTCGCGCTCGCCATCTTCCGCGAGCGCCGGCTCGCGCTCTGGGTCGCGGCGCTCACGCTGCTCAACATCATGCTGTTCGTGCTGGCGCGCACCGCCATGCTCGAGCCGTTCTTCTTCGCCTTCCTGGTGTGGGGGCTGGCCTGCGTCTGCTTTGCCTGGGACGAGCGGCGCCCGCCCGCGGAAGTGCGCCGCTGGCTGCTGGCCGCCGGCGCGTTGTTCGGCCTCTCGGCGGCCTGCAAGTGGGTGGGCTTGGTGCCGCTCATCTTCCTGGTGCTGGCGTTCGGGATCGTGCGGCTGCTACAGCGCTTCGGCGCGGGCCTCTTCCACGCCCCGCCGGAGACGCCCGACCCGTGGTACTCCGCGCACCTCTGGCCTGGCGTGCGCTGGACGACCATCGCCGCCTGCGTCCTGCTCGCCGTCGCGCTCTACTTCGCGACCTTCCTGCCCTACCTCTGGCTGCCGGGCGAGGCCGGCACGGTCAAGGACATCTTCGTGCTGCAGCGCGACATGGTGCGGATGCAGTCGCGCATCTCCGAGCAGCACTACTACGCCAGCAACTGGTACCAGTGGGCGCTCGATTGGAAACCGATGTGGTTCTACTACCGGGTGCAGGACGGCTGGTTCCGCGGCATCCTGCTCATCGGCAACCCGGTCATCCTTTTCCCCGGACTCGCCGCCGCCCTCTTCTGCGTCTGGGCGTGGTGGCGGCATCGCAGCCGCGAAGCCTTCTTGTGCGCGCTCTGGTACTGGCTGCTCTACCTGTGCTTCGCGGTCATCCCGCGCAAGGTAAGCTTCTTCCACTACTACCTGCCGGCGGCGTGCATGCTGAGCCTGCCGCTCGCTTACGTCTTCCGCCACTACGGCGGCGCGCCGCTGTTCCGCGTGGCCTGGGGACGCTGGGCGTACCTCGCCCTCGCCGCGCTCGCCTTCGCGCTCTTCTATTCCGTGCTGGTCGGGCTGCCGCTGCCGCCGACCTTCACGCCGCAGTAG
- a CDS encoding endo-1,3-alpha-glucanase family glycosylhydrolase, whose amino-acid sequence MFALAGCSGASRDIHQTLRAHAPEGSPMLLAAYQPWFGRPGHINVGYSSVDPVVLQNQITKAKELGIGGFVVNWYGPRKDFEDRSYALLHKIAAENSFKVALMYDEVGDRPGDVTNETIADLQYGYEHYIGQNAVVPRDAYLRYDGHPVIFIFPKSGNTDWKRVREAVNSWPEQPLLLYRDIAPKYMADFDGFYAWVKPSKDWQPDGSDWGRDYLDSFYSKMKSKYPNKLAVGAAWPGFDDRRASWSRNRRIDARCGKTFQDSLKAYRRYYTDQDPLPFLMIVTWNDYEEGTAIEKGLANCSG is encoded by the coding sequence GTGTTCGCGCTGGCAGGCTGCAGCGGCGCAAGCCGCGACATCCACCAGACCCTCCGCGCGCACGCCCCCGAGGGCTCCCCGATGCTGCTGGCCGCCTACCAGCCGTGGTTCGGCCGGCCCGGGCACATCAACGTGGGCTACTCCTCGGTCGACCCAGTCGTGCTCCAGAACCAGATCACCAAAGCGAAGGAGCTCGGCATCGGCGGCTTCGTGGTCAACTGGTACGGCCCGCGCAAGGACTTCGAGGACCGCTCCTACGCGCTGCTGCACAAGATCGCCGCGGAGAACAGCTTCAAGGTCGCGCTCATGTACGACGAGGTCGGCGACCGCCCCGGCGACGTCACCAACGAGACCATCGCCGACCTGCAGTACGGCTACGAGCATTACATCGGGCAGAACGCCGTCGTCCCGCGCGACGCCTACCTGCGCTACGACGGCCATCCCGTCATCTTCATCTTCCCGAAATCCGGCAACACCGACTGGAAGCGCGTGCGCGAGGCGGTGAACTCGTGGCCCGAACAGCCGCTGCTGCTCTATCGCGACATCGCGCCCAAGTACATGGCCGACTTCGACGGCTTCTACGCCTGGGTGAAGCCCAGCAAGGACTGGCAGCCCGACGGCTCCGACTGGGGACGCGACTATCTCGACTCGTTCTACTCCAAGATGAAGTCGAAGTATCCCAACAAGCTGGCGGTGGGCGCGGCGTGGCCCGGCTTCGACGACCGGCGCGCCTCCTGGAGCCGCAACCGCCGCATCGACGCGCGCTGCGGCAAGACCTTCCAGGACTCGCTCAAGGCCTATCGCCGCTACTACACCGACCAGGACCCGCTTCCCTTCCTCATGATCGTGACGTGGAACGACTACGAGGAGGGCACCGCGATCGAGAAGGGCCTGGCGAACTGCAGCGGCTGA